The Winogradskyella schleiferi genome contains the following window.
GGAGTTTTTAATACTGAAGCACAACAATTTGAAGGCACTTACAAGGAAGGTGGCATAGAAATGGTCCTAAACTTAAAAAAAGGAACTATAAAAATAGAAGACTCTAGACGGCCGCAGGAACCTGTAAAACCCTACCCTTATTATGAAGAAGAAGTCGTTTTTAAAAATAATGAAGCGAACATATCATTAGCAGGTACTTTAACCTTACCCCATAAAAACGGAAAATTTCCAGTAGTTATTTTAATCAGTGGAAGTGGTCCACAAGACAGAGATGAAAGTTTTATGGGACACAAACCGTTTTTAGTGTTGTCAGATTATTTAACAAGACAAGGCATTGGTGTATTGCGTTTTGATGATCGTGGAGTTGGAGAATCTACAGGAAATTTTGGTAACGCAACCACGGAAGATTTTTCTAAAGACGTTTTAAGTGCCATCGCATACTTAAAAACTAGAAACGATGTAGATTTTAAAAATATAGGTTTGATGGGTCATAGTGAAGGTGGTATTATCGCTCCTTTAGCGGCTAATAACTCTAAAGATGTTGCTTTTATGGTGTTATTAGCTTCTACCGGAATTTCGGGAACAGAACTATCTGTAATGCAATCTAAAACATTGAGAGAATTTCCTGTCAAAGATGAGTTGGCTTATGAAAAAAACACCAGAAAAGCGATTGCAATTGTAACCTCTAATAAGGGCAAAACAGAAATTCAAAAAGAATTAACTAAACATTATAATGATTTTTTAAGACCCATTTTAACATCATTAAACGTACCAGAAAAGAATATCAATGCATTTATAGAAAGCCAACTTAAAACAAGTTTACAACCTTGGTCACGCTATTTTTTACAATACAACCCTGCTGATGAAATTGAAAAATTACAAATCCCAGTGTTGTCATTAAATGGCAGTAAAGACACGCAAGTAAATGCAAAAATTAATCAAGAAGCTATAAGGCAAGCACTAATCAAAGGCAAGAATAAAGATTATAAAATAGTAGAATTGGAAAACTTAAACCACTTCTTTCAGGAGTGTGAAACTGGAAAGATGGATGAATATAGAAAAATAGAACAAACATTTTCCCCAACAGCATTGAACGAAATAAAAAAATGGGTAAGAGAACATCTGAAATAAGATATAAAATACTTGTAGTAATCTCGTGAATAATTCATTACTAGTACTCACCTACTCATGAAAATCCTCACGAATTTTCAGACTAGATTATATATTGATATGGCAATAGCAATTTATTTCAATAACTGATTAATATTTGTTTTATATAGTTTACCAACAGGTACAACATGATCGCCAATATAAATTCTATTACCTTCTACTCTAGCGATGTGCTTTTTTGCAACGGCAAATGATTTATGAACTTGTATGAAATCATTATCAGAAAGCAATTGGATGGTATCCGAAATCTTTTCACGAATGCTTATCGTATTAGTACTCGTAACAACTTTGGTATAATTACCTGAGGCTTCGACAAATAGAATATCATCTAAATCTACCTGAATATGGCTATTATTTTGCTTTAAAAAAATATGTTGTCCTTCAGGCTTTATAGTCTCTTTACTTTCTTTTCTTATTCCACTAGTATTAGAAGAGGTTACTTTATTAATGGCTCTTAAAAAGCGTTCAAAACCAAACGGTTTTAACAAGTAGTCTACAACGTTTAATTCGTAGCCTTCAATGGCAAATTCACTATAGGCAGTCGTTACAATAACTTTTGGTGGAGATGATAAGGTTTTTAAAAATTGAAATCCTTTTAATTTGGGCATGTTCAAATCTAAAAAAATGAGATCTATCTCATGTTTGCTTAAGTAGTCAATAGCTTCTATAGCATCATAACAATTGGCTTTGAATTCTAAATTTGGTAACATATCACAATAGCCTTTTATAATATCGTGTGCAATATGTTCGTCGTCTATAATGATATATGTCATCATAAGCCATTAATATTTAATGTAGCGGTATAAATGGTATCTGTTTTAGATAGTGTTAACGTATGGTTTTTTGGGTATACCAGTTCTAATCGCCGTTTTAGGTTTTTTAATCCAATTCCTGTTTCAGGATTATCCTGTGTTTCATCAAAATTATTTTCTATTTCAAAGGTCACTTCATTATTGTGCGCTACTAAATTAATATGAACATAAGCATGTTCTCTTAAATTTTCAACACCATGTTTAAAGGCATTTTCTAAAAGAATAATAAACAGGAGCGGCATTAGTTCATAATCAGTGTCGTTTGTTTCAATGTTGAATTGAATATCAATCGCTTTATGATAACGCATTTTATGAAGTTCGATATAATTCTCGAGATAGGTAATTTCTTCAGACAGCAAAACCGTGTCTTTTTCGCCATCATAAATACTATAACGCATCATATCAGAAAGCTTTAAGATGAGCTCTTGAGCTTTTTTAGAATCTTTATCAACTAAACCATATAAGTTATTAAGCATATTAAAAAAGAAATGTGGATTCACTTGACTTTTTAAATGCATTAATTCTGTTTTTGCTTTTTCATTCTTTAATCGGATAAGTGATTTGATTTGTTTAAATAGCCAATGTGCAATGGTAATAAACACAAGGATAAAGTACAATGCAATAAATTCTACAAACCCTTCTAATTTGCCAAAAGTATCATTAAAAACGACAATAACTACACCTATAATTATGAGTGCTATATTATAAAAGCGCTTTATAAGTTTCCTTTTTCTATCGGTTATTTTAAAATTCATATTTCAATATTAATTAAATAAAACACGGCTTACAAATAAGTTGACAAACAGTGTGTAATCAGTGACAAACAATCATAAATGTGTTTTGAGCTGTCTTTATAACTACATATCATGAGTTTATCACTAATACATGTGTTTGTGTCACTAACGCTTTTTAATGGCTGAAAACGCTTATAAGTTTGTCTCAATCAATCAAAAAACGAACAGTATGGAACTTAGAATTGACAATCTATCAAAGACGTATTCAAACGGGATTAAAGCTTTGCAAAACATT
Protein-coding sequences here:
- a CDS encoding sensor histidine kinase; the protein is MNFKITDRKRKLIKRFYNIALIIIGVVIVVFNDTFGKLEGFVEFIALYFILVFITIAHWLFKQIKSLIRLKNEKAKTELMHLKSQVNPHFFFNMLNNLYGLVDKDSKKAQELILKLSDMMRYSIYDGEKDTVLLSEEITYLENYIELHKMRYHKAIDIQFNIETNDTDYELMPLLFIILLENAFKHGVENLREHAYVHINLVAHNNEVTFEIENNFDETQDNPETGIGLKNLKRRLELVYPKNHTLTLSKTDTIYTATLNINGL
- a CDS encoding alpha/beta hydrolase family protein, producing the protein MKTITITILLILLAITTARSQDISGHWNGTTKRGDKEITFVFNIKPENATYSTSMDIPTFRIAGIKPSATTFTNGKLIIDGSNVGMNYTGVFNTEAQQFEGTYKEGGIEMVLNLKKGTIKIEDSRRPQEPVKPYPYYEEEVVFKNNEANISLAGTLTLPHKNGKFPVVILISGSGPQDRDESFMGHKPFLVLSDYLTRQGIGVLRFDDRGVGESTGNFGNATTEDFSKDVLSAIAYLKTRNDVDFKNIGLMGHSEGGIIAPLAANNSKDVAFMVLLASTGISGTELSVMQSKTLREFPVKDELAYEKNTRKAIAIVTSNKGKTEIQKELTKHYNDFLRPILTSLNVPEKNINAFIESQLKTSLQPWSRYFLQYNPADEIEKLQIPVLSLNGSKDTQVNAKINQEAIRQALIKGKNKDYKIVELENLNHFFQECETGKMDEYRKIEQTFSPTALNEIKKWVREHLK
- a CDS encoding LytR/AlgR family response regulator transcription factor — encoded protein: MMTYIIIDDEHIAHDIIKGYCDMLPNLEFKANCYDAIEAIDYLSKHEIDLIFLDLNMPKLKGFQFLKTLSSPPKVIVTTAYSEFAIEGYELNVVDYLLKPFGFERFLRAINKVTSSNTSGIRKESKETIKPEGQHIFLKQNNSHIQVDLDDILFVEASGNYTKVVTSTNTISIREKISDTIQLLSDNDFIQVHKSFAVAKKHIARVEGNRIYIGDHVVPVGKLYKTNINQLLK